Genomic DNA from bacterium:
GAACGGCGTCTCGACCGAAGACTCCGGCCCCGAAGACGCGGACGCAAGCCCAAGAAGAAAGTAGGGGATCTGCGCTAGAAGCACTCGAAGAAGGGCGCCTGTCCCCTCTTTCCGGTGGCCTTGGCCTTGACCGCTGGCTAGGCTTGACATATCATGACATGTCAAGAAGGAGAAAGGCATGGCAGCCGTCAAGATCAGCTCGAAAGTCGAAGAGGAAGTCTGGGAAGACCTACGCCAGCTGGCCTCAGAATCCCACCAGAGCATTTCTGGGCTCTTGACCGAAGCCATTCGTGACTACGTTCGAAGGCGCCGAGTTCGTCCGGAGGTTCTGGACCATCTAGAATCGTCGATGGCGGAAAACGAGGAACTGGGACGTCTCCTTGCCCGCTGAGGTCATTCGTTTCCTCACCGTCGACGAAACTCTCGCAGCTCACGAACAGTTGATCGAGCGCTTCGGCGGCAGCTTGGGCTTTCGGGATCTCGGGCTGTTGGAGAGCGCTCTCTACCGCCCGCAGACAGGTTACTACCGCGACCTCGCCGAGATGGCGGCGGCTCTCTTTGAGTCCCTCCTGCAGAACCGCCCTTTCCTCGACGGCAACAAGCGCGTGGCCTTCTTCGGGACCGACGTGTTTCTGCGCCTCAACGGATGGAAGCTCGAGGTCGAGCCGAAGTCAGCTTATGCCGAACTGATCGGTCTTCTCAAAAGCGGCTCTGCCGATTTCGAGCATCTGCTCACGTGGCTGCGTGAGCGACTGATCCGGCTGTAACGAAGCTATCCCCGCGTCGCGCTCGTGCGACGAACTCTCAAAAAGGTGCCTGTCCCCTCTTTTCCCGTGGAGGTCGAACGGTGTCTCGACCGACGACTCCGGCCGAGAAGACGTGGGCGCAAATCTGACAAGAACAGGGTTGCGCCCTAGGTAGGAAAACGGTGCCTGTCCCCTCTTTTCTGTCCAGGGGCCCTCTAATGGGTGGGTGTCCCCTCTTTTCCCCTCTGAGTGGCGCTGGCTACCGAAACCCCAGGTTAGGGCGGAGTGGCACAGGTGGCGTTGAACGAGATCGTCCCAAAGCTGAATACGCTGGCGCCGCCGTTCGCAGTACCCAGAGCCGCAGTGCTCGCCTGAGAAATGGACAGCGTGGACGTGTCCTGCTGAAGCAAACCGAAATCATCAAAAACGATGCACCGTCGTCGCAACTGATACCGGTCAGATCGAACCCGCCCGGTGTGACGGTCGGATCGTCCTCCGTCGACGTGTACGTCCCTGGCAGAAGATTCGCCACCACGATCGTCCCGTCATCGCTGATCGTTCCGGCCGCGTCGCCCGTGAACACGAAGTCGCCGAGCGCCCCATCCGGATCCGTCTGCTTCTCCACGATGATCGTTCCGCGTTGGGTGTTCGTGAACACACACGTCACTGTCTCGCCGGGTCCCTCCCTAATTGACTGAAGCCGAGGTCTCGAGCACCTCGCGCCAAGGAACCGCGGCCAGGCAACTTACAAAGTACATTGACAGATTGCGTAAGTGTGGCTACCGTCTCATCCTACTACCACTCGGCCGCTGGCGTGCCCGCGAGCCGATGCCACAGGAAAGAGGCGAGATGGGTCCAAAGAGGCGGAACGAAGACGGGCCAGAAAGCCTCGCTGCCGCCACAGCCGCTGGTTCTCACCCGCTGCCCAGCCACGTTCCAGAGTGCTTCTGGAGCACCCGGATACTCGACGACGGCACACCTCGCGTGCACTATGTAAGCCAAGGCTGGAAGCTGATCTGGGGATACGAACCGGAAGAGCTCCTTCGCGACCCACATCTTTGGCTCAAGGCCGTATGGCCCGAGGACCGAGTCATCGCCGAGGAGACATTTCAGGAAACAATCAGCCGGAAGGAGACTCGCGTCGCCCGGTACCGAATCCTCTCCAAGCAGGGCATGACCCGATGGATTGAGGACACGATGTCGCCGCTACTCGATGAGAGCGGCGAGGTCGTTGGCGTTGAGGGTGTCGCCCGCAAGATCAGCGAACGAGAGCTGATACAGCGGGCGCTCGAAGAACGCGAGGCGCGCCTCAACTTGGTCCTTGAAGCGAGCTGCGACGGCATGTGGACGCTGGACCTGAGCGCCAACCGTGTGACTCTGAGCAGCCAATGGTGTCAGGCTCTTGGCTACGGTACAAAGGAGATGGCCCGCCCACTGAGCTTTTGGGCAGAGGTCGTCCACCCCGAGGACAAAGACCGAAGGAACCGTGCACTCGAGGCACATGTGCAGGGCCTGACAGACAGCTTCGAGAGCGAACATCGGCTGTGCACGAGCTCAGGCTCCTATCGCTGGTACCTCGACCGGGGCCGGATTGTCGATCGAGACGAGCGAGAGCGGGCTCGGCGGGTCGTCGGCGTCAGCATCGACATCACTCAGCGGGTCGAAGCCGAGGCAGCTCTGAGGGCAAGCGAAGAACGCTATCGGGCCCTCTACGAAGACAATCCGTCCATGTTTTTCACTCTAGCGCCCGACGGCATTCTCCTGTCGGCAAATCGTTTCGGAGCCGAGCAGCTCGGCTACACCGCCAGTGACATCGTGGGCAAGCCGGTGGACGATCTCTACATCGAATCCGAGAAGCAGGCGAACCGCGCACAGCTCGAGACCTGCCTCGCCGATCCGCGCAAGATCCACAGCTGGAAGACCTGCAAACAGCGCAAGGACGGCACCAGGTTGTGGGTGTGGGAGACCGCTCGGGTCGTGACCGGCCCCGATGGTGGGCAGGTGGTTCTGGTCGTGTGTGAAGACATCACCGAAGCCCACGAGGCGTCCGAGAAGCTCTCATACCAAGCCGTGCACGATGCGCTCACCGGGGTGTTCAACCGGTACGAGTTCGAACGACGGCTGAAACGGGCCCTGGACAGCGCCAAGTCCGAAGGGGTCGAGCACGCACTTTGCTACCTGGATCTGGATCGCTTCAAGGTCATCAACGACACCTGCGGCCACGCGGCGGGAGACGAGCTCCTGGGCCAGCTCGCGGATCTGATCCAGAAGAGCGTTCGCAAACGAGATGTGTTGGCCAGGCTCGGCGGAGACGAGTTTGGCGTCTTGCTCGAGTTCTGCTCACTCGCGGAAGCACGCAGTGTGGTCGCCTCGATTCAGAAGGCCATCGCAGCGTTTCGCTTCGACTGGGAGGACAGCAGCTTCAGCATCGGAGTCAGCGTCGGATTGGTCTCGATTACCGACACCACCGACTCGATAGACGACGTCTTGCGAGCCGCGGATACCGCCTGCTACGCCGCCAAGGACGGCGAGCGCCCGCTGCCCTCTCCTAGTCGATATAGCCGAGGGCCTTGAGCACTTCGCGGTCGAGGTCGGCTTCGCCAGTCTCGGGTTCTTGCCCTGCCGTTGAAGATCGAATCCGCTCGAGGGCCTGCGACAGCACGCCGGTCATCTCGGCCTCCGAGGCCGACAGGTCCGTCTGCTCGCCGGAATCGGTTTCGAGATCAAAAAGCAGGCTGACGTTGCTCCGTCCCGAGTAGTCGCTCTCGATCTCGATCAGCTTGTACCGGCCCAGCCGGACCGCGGAGGCCACCGCCCGCCGCTTCCAGCGGGTGTCCATGGTGATCGGCCGGCCACGGAAGCCGGAAGCCCGCCGCGAGCCCATTAGCAGCGGCGCCAGGCTGCGACCGTCCAGATTCATCTGCTCCACCGAGTCACCGATCCCGGCGACTTCGAGAATCGTCGGCAGGATATCCAGCAGCGACACCGGCAGCTCGAGCTCGGCCCGCGCACTCTGACCCGGCAGTTTGACCCAGAGCGGAACGCGCACGACTTCCTCGAACAGCGAGTAGCCGTGGCCGAAACCGTCGTGATCGAACAACTCCTCGCCGTGATCCGAGGTCAAAATGACCAGGGAATCCCCGTAAAGGCCTTCTTTCTCGAGCATCTCGAGCAACCGGCTGACCGCATCCATGCTGTAGCGAACCGCCGTGTCGTACTGATCGGTCAAGCTCGCCAGGTACTCGTCCGTCACCCTCTGCCGGGCGGCGATGTCGCCGTCCTTCAAGATCGCGGTCATCAACTCGTCGTTGTAGTCGGAAGTCCGGCTTGGAGCGGACCCCAGGAGGTCGGCGCGATGCTCTTCGGGCACCCGGTAGGGTCCATGGCAGTTCATCGGCTGAAAATAGAGAAAGGCCGGCTGCCGCCGCTGCCTGCCCTCGTCGAGCCAGGAGGCGACCTGTTCGAGCATCAGTCCGATGTCGGGATAGACCAGGACCTTCCCTTCGTGCCCCCGGAAGTGATCGAAGCCACGGTCGAAGCCCGTCTTGGCGCCGATGAACAGATTGCCGCTAAAGCCCGCGGTTTGCCAACCGGCCTCGGAGAGCAAGCCGGCCAGCGTGTCGAGCTCGGCGGGCAGAATCGTGCTCTGCTTGACGACGCCGTGCCGACTCGGCAAGAGGCCGGTAAAGAGCGAAGCGACACTCGGCTGGGTCCAGGACGAAGTCGAGTAGGCCGCCGAGAACAGGCTCGACTCGGCGGTGAATCTCTCCAAAGCCGGACTCGTTGAACGCTCGTATCCGTACTGCGTCAGATGGTCCGCGCGCAGCGTGTCGACCACGATCACGATGACATTCGGTGTCCTGGAACGACCGGCCTCGGCGCACGAACCGACAAGACAGAGGCTCACCAGCGCGAGAACAAAGCGGACATAAAGGTGCCTGTCCCTTTTTTTCTTTCTTTTCTCCACGGCTGGCATCGGCTGAGGCTCCGAAGCGGCCGGCTTCGCAGCAGAGGGAAGATCATAATAGAGTCAATCGGGCTATGGCGATCACCAGACGCGACTTCCTCGTGGGAACCGGAGCGGCCCTGGCGTCCACCGCCGTTGGCTGCAACGGTACGAGCACGCTGGCCGGCGAATACGACCTTTGCATCATTGGCTCGGGCTTTGCCGGCACCTATCTGGGTCTGCGCGCGGTCGACAGCGGTCTTCGAACGGTCATCGTCGAAGCCGGCTCGCGTCCACGGAGAGGCGGCTCGCTGGAATCTCTCGAAGAGTCCTTCAAGTTCCGGAGCCGCGGCGCCACGAGCTATCCCGTCAACGGCACGCGGGCCATCGCGGTGGGAGGAGCCAGCCGGCACTGGGGCGGGGTCACGACCCGGCTCTGGCCCGAGGACTTCCGAATGAAATCGGAGTTCGGCCGGTTGATCGACTGGCCAATCGCCTTCGACGACCTCGTTTCCTACTACTGCGAGTCGGAGCGCCTGTTGCTCGCCAAGGGTTACCCGACCGTGACCGGAGCCGAGCCCTCTCGCAACTGCTCCTATCCTCAGGAGAAAGACGGCGCCTATCGCGACCCGGGAGTCCGAATCGAGGGCAAGGGGGTCGCCTATTTCCCAGTCGCCCATTCTCGCCGGGGCGGAAACTACGCCCTCAAGCTGCTCGACGAGGAGATTCCGAGTTTCGTTCAGTCGGATCTCGGCACCCTGATCGAGGACCAGCAGGTCACGAATATCGTGACCCTCGACGGCGAGACCATCGATCACGTCGAGCTCCGCGGCCTTGCCGGCCGGTCCGGGAAGCTCCACGCTCGAGCCTTCGTGGTTGCGGCGGGCGTGGTCGAGAGTGCCCGCCTGCTGCTCGCCTCCGAGTCGTCTTGGTTTCCGAACGGACTCGGCAACCGACACGCTCAGGTCGGGCACTACTTCAACGTTCATCCCAGTCTGCAGACCAAGTTCGACCTGCGCTCCGACCTCGACCTCCCGGCTGGACATCATCGCACCTGCAGCTTGAACACGGAGTATCGGCAAGAGGGAATCAATGCCTGCCAGCTCCAGCTCGACGTCCTGGCCAACGGCGCGGCGCGGTGGAAGGCCCAGCCGGAGATCGAGCCCAACTACGAGAGCTACGTCACCTTGAGCAAGACCCTGACCGACGTGAACGGCGTTCCCCTGCCCGAGCTTCACTTCGGCTACTCCGAGCAGGATCAGCGCACCCTCGAGCGCAACTATCTGAGCCTTGAGGCGGCGAAGCGCGAGCTCGCCGCGCCGGGCGGAAACGTCAAGGACCACGATCGCTGGCGAGCCCACCCCGCCGGTACCTGTCGGATGAGCTTCGACGAAGAGACCGGAGTCGTCGATCGCGACAACCGGGTCTTCGGGCTCGACAACCTGTACGTGTCTGGAGCCTGCACGTTCCCGACCTCGGGAACGGCCAACCCCACCAACACGGTGGTCGCCATGACCCTCCGTCTGGCCGACCACATACAAGACCGACTGGCCTGACCGCGGCAGCGGAACATCTTGGTGGCCCCTCGACAAGCGCCCCCGTCGGGTAGCATGCGCTGGTGGTAGTGCACCCCCCTTCGAAACTGCTGCTTCTTCTCGAAGGCCGAGCGATGGGAGAGTTGGCGACGACTCTTCTCCTGCGCCCGCTCCTGCGGCGGCTCGAGCGCGGCGACGGGCACCCGGTGCTGCTGCTTCCGGGCTTCATGGCCAGCGATCTCTCTACGCGCCCACTCAGACGATTCCTGCGCGACCTGGGCTACTCGGCGCATCGTTGGGCGTTGGGCCGCAATCTGGGACCCCAGGGAGATCTCGAGGAGCGAATGGCAGAGCGCCTCGACGAAGTCTACGACCGGCACGGCCGGCGGGTGAGCCTGGTCGGATGGAGCCTGGGTGGCGTCTACGCCCGGGTCATGGCCAACCGGCGCCCCGACCAGGTCCGCAGCGTCATTTCTCTCGGAAGTCCTATCAACGGCGATCCCGAATCGACCAATAGCGCTCGGCTCTTCGAGCTCGTCACCCGCGAACGAATCGAGGACATCGCGCCCGAGCGGATCGCCGAGGTGCAAAAGACACCCCCCGTCCCGACGACTTCAGTCTTCAGCCGCACCGACGGTGTTACCTCGTGGCGCGCATCGATCGAAGCCGAAGGTCCACAGGCCGAGAGCATCGAAGTTCCGGGCAGTCATCTCGGTCTCGGCTTCAACCCTCTGGTCTTGTGCGTGATCGCCGATCGGCTGGCGCAGCCGGAGGCCAACTGGAAGCCGTTCTTCCGGCCCGGAGTCGTTCACCCTCCGGGCCTTCGGCGACCTGAGGAAGCTCGCCTCAGCGAAGGCTGACCATGCGCCAGCTTTCCGGCCTGGACGCGGGCTTCCTGACGCTCGAGACCAAGTCCGCACCGATGTTGATCGGTTCGGTCTCGGTGCTTGACCCGAATACTCCGACCGGCCGACTCACGGTCGAGCGCTTCCGTACAGTCCTGGGCGAGCGCCTTCAGGGCGCGGTCGCGCTGCGCCGCCGCCTGGCCTCCCTGCCGCTGGACTTGTCTCGACCTTATTGGATCGAGCTCTCGCCCGAGGATGTCGACCTCGAAGTCCACGTCGAGCGGACCCGGCTCCCCGAGCCCGGCGGCTGGCACGAGCTCTCGGAATTGATGGCTTTCGAACTCAGCCAACCGCTCGACCGCAAGCTCCCGCTCTGGCAGATCCTGTTCGTCGAAGGCCTGAACACTGTTCCTGGCGCTCCGGAGAACGCGGTCGCTCTGATCGCGCGAGTACACCACGCGGCCGTCGACGGAGTTTCGGGGGCGGAGATCCTGGGTATGCTATTCGATGGGTCTCGCGCCATCGGTCCGGCTGCCGACCCGGCTTCGGACCCGGCTTCCGATCGACCTCGCGAGCCCCGAGCGCTGGATCTTCTGACACGCGCGGGCCGCGATCTGGCGTCGCTTCCTCGCTCGGTTCCGGCCGTGGTGGGCCAATCGCTGCTAGGCCTCGCCGGAGGCGCCTGGTCCCGCGTGCGCAAGGGCGACGGCCCGCCCCGGCTGTTCTCGGCGCCGAGGACACCACTGAACCGGCCGATCGCAGCCGAGCGCTCCTGGGCGCCGGCGATCCTCGAGCTCGACCGCCTTAAAGCCATCAAGAACAAGGAAAACGCCACGGTTAACGATGTGGTTCTATCCATCTGCTCCGGTGCTTTGCGCGGCTGGATGCAAGACACCGAGGATCTACCCGACGAGCCACTCGTCGCCATGGTTCCGGTCTCGGTGCGTGGCGACGCGGAGAAGGCACGAGCCGGTAACCTGGTCTCGGCGATGCTGGTCTCGCTCGCCACAGATGAGCCCGAGCCGCTTGCGAGATTGCGGACCATCCGCGACGCCGCCCGCTCGTCCAAGGTCGCGCTGCAAGCCGTAGGCGCTCGCACACTCGTGCGCTCGGCCGAGCTCTTTCCCTTCGCTCTGTCAGGGCTCGGCGTGCGCCTCTACTCGCGCCTCCACCTCGCCGAACGCCACCGGCCGATGTTCAACCTGGTGATCACCAACGTGCCGGGTCCACCTCGGCCTCTGACCGTGGGCGGAGCGAGAATGCTCATGCATGTCGGCGCCGCTCCCCTCTTCGACGGCCTCGGGTTGATTCTGCCGGTCTTCAGCTACGCTGGCTCGATCTCGATCGGGGTCACCGCGGATCGCCGGATCATGCCCGATGCCGCAGGATTCGCCGACCGGCTCAAGGCGAGTCTCGACGAGCTCGAGAGCGCGGTTTCCGAAGCAGGCTGAAACCGGTCGAAGCCCGACCGGAGTATCCTTCGGCACGTGAGCACCGAGAAGACCTCGGCGGCGAAGATCGACGGCCTCGCGGCCGGTGCGGCCGGTTTCCTGGGAGTGCTGGCCGCTCCGCTCCTGGCCGAGCTTCCGCAGCCACTGCTTCGGTGGGGAGCTGTCGGTATTGCCTTGGCCGGCGCGGCCGCGCTCCTTTCGGCGCGCCGGTCGGGGCGCCAGTCGGAGCGCCGGTCAGGGCGCCGGCGCAAACCCGCTCTTACCGCAGCCGGGGCCGCCATGTTGGCCCTTGCTCTCTCGCTCTGGCTGGCGCCCGCTCTCGAGGCCATGCCCCGCGAGGCTCGCAGCACGCTGGCGGTCACCGTTCTCATGGCCTGCTGGTGGATCTCGGTGGCGATTCCAATTCCGGCTACTTCGCTGCTACCCCTGGTTCTGTTTCCGGCCCTGGGGGTGATGCCCAGTAGCGTCACCGCGGCCGCTTACGCCAACAACAACATCTTCCTCTTCATGGGAGGCTTCATTCTGGCGCTGGGCGTCCAGCGCTGGGGACTGCACCGGCGCATTGCTCTTCTCATCGTGCGAGCCATCGGCACCAATCCCTCCCGGATGGTGCTCGGCTTCATGCTGGCGACGGCATTCCTTTCCATGTGGATCTCGAACACCGCGACGACGCTGATGATGCTGCCCATCGCCCTGGCGGTCATCGCTTCCCTCGGCGAGGTGACTGAAGCTCCGAGTCCGGGAGGCTTCGCGC
This window encodes:
- a CDS encoding type II toxin-antitoxin system death-on-curing family toxin gives rise to the protein MRFLTVDETLAAHEQLIERFGGSLGFRDLGLLESALYRPQTGYYRDLAEMAAALFESLLQNRPFLDGNKRVAFFGTDVFLRLNGWKLEVEPKSAYAELIGLLKSGSADFEHLLTWLRERLIRL
- a CDS encoding PAS domain S-box protein codes for the protein MGPKRRNEDGPESLAAATAAGSHPLPSHVPECFWSTRILDDGTPRVHYVSQGWKLIWGYEPEELLRDPHLWLKAVWPEDRVIAEETFQETISRKETRVARYRILSKQGMTRWIEDTMSPLLDESGEVVGVEGVARKISERELIQRALEEREARLNLVLEASCDGMWTLDLSANRVTLSSQWCQALGYGTKEMARPLSFWAEVVHPEDKDRRNRALEAHVQGLTDSFESEHRLCTSSGSYRWYLDRGRIVDRDERERARRVVGVSIDITQRVEAEAALRASEERYRALYEDNPSMFFTLAPDGILLSANRFGAEQLGYTASDIVGKPVDDLYIESEKQANRAQLETCLADPRKIHSWKTCKQRKDGTRLWVWETARVVTGPDGGQVVLVVCEDITEAHEASEKLSYQAVHDALTGVFNRYEFERRLKRALDSAKSEGVEHALCYLDLDRFKVINDTCGHAAGDELLGQLADLIQKSVRKRDVLARLGGDEFGVLLEFCSLAEARSVVASIQKAIAAFRFDWEDSSFSIGVSVGLVSITDTTDSIDDVLRAADTACYAAKDGERPLPSPSRYSRGP
- a CDS encoding sulfatase is translated as MPAVEKRKKKRDRHLYVRFVLALVSLCLVGSCAEAGRSRTPNVIVIVVDTLRADHLTQYGYERSTSPALERFTAESSLFSAAYSTSSWTQPSVASLFTGLLPSRHGVVKQSTILPAELDTLAGLLSEAGWQTAGFSGNLFIGAKTGFDRGFDHFRGHEGKVLVYPDIGLMLEQVASWLDEGRQRRQPAFLYFQPMNCHGPYRVPEEHRADLLGSAPSRTSDYNDELMTAILKDGDIAARQRVTDEYLASLTDQYDTAVRYSMDAVSRLLEMLEKEGLYGDSLVILTSDHGEELFDHDGFGHGYSLFEEVVRVPLWVKLPGQSARAELELPVSLLDILPTILEVAGIGDSVEQMNLDGRSLAPLLMGSRRASGFRGRPITMDTRWKRRAVASAVRLGRYKLIEIESDYSGRSNVSLLFDLETDSGEQTDLSASEAEMTGVLSQALERIRSSTAGQEPETGEADLDREVLKALGYID
- a CDS encoding GMC family oxidoreductase — its product is MAITRRDFLVGTGAALASTAVGCNGTSTLAGEYDLCIIGSGFAGTYLGLRAVDSGLRTVIVEAGSRPRRGGSLESLEESFKFRSRGATSYPVNGTRAIAVGGASRHWGGVTTRLWPEDFRMKSEFGRLIDWPIAFDDLVSYYCESERLLLAKGYPTVTGAEPSRNCSYPQEKDGAYRDPGVRIEGKGVAYFPVAHSRRGGNYALKLLDEEIPSFVQSDLGTLIEDQQVTNIVTLDGETIDHVELRGLAGRSGKLHARAFVVAAGVVESARLLLASESSWFPNGLGNRHAQVGHYFNVHPSLQTKFDLRSDLDLPAGHHRTCSLNTEYRQEGINACQLQLDVLANGAARWKAQPEIEPNYESYVTLSKTLTDVNGVPLPELHFGYSEQDQRTLERNYLSLEAAKRELAAPGGNVKDHDRWRAHPAGTCRMSFDEETGVVDRDNRVFGLDNLYVSGACTFPTSGTANPTNTVVAMTLRLADHIQDRLA
- a CDS encoding alpha/beta hydrolase, giving the protein MGELATTLLLRPLLRRLERGDGHPVLLLPGFMASDLSTRPLRRFLRDLGYSAHRWALGRNLGPQGDLEERMAERLDEVYDRHGRRVSLVGWSLGGVYARVMANRRPDQVRSVISLGSPINGDPESTNSARLFELVTRERIEDIAPERIAEVQKTPPVPTTSVFSRTDGVTSWRASIEAEGPQAESIEVPGSHLGLGFNPLVLCVIADRLAQPEANWKPFFRPGVVHPPGLRRPEEARLSEG
- a CDS encoding wax ester/triacylglycerol synthase family O-acyltransferase, whose product is MRQLSGLDAGFLTLETKSAPMLIGSVSVLDPNTPTGRLTVERFRTVLGERLQGAVALRRRLASLPLDLSRPYWIELSPEDVDLEVHVERTRLPEPGGWHELSELMAFELSQPLDRKLPLWQILFVEGLNTVPGAPENAVALIARVHHAAVDGVSGAEILGMLFDGSRAIGPAADPASDPASDRPREPRALDLLTRAGRDLASLPRSVPAVVGQSLLGLAGGAWSRVRKGDGPPRLFSAPRTPLNRPIAAERSWAPAILELDRLKAIKNKENATVNDVVLSICSGALRGWMQDTEDLPDEPLVAMVPVSVRGDAEKARAGNLVSAMLVSLATDEPEPLARLRTIRDAARSSKVALQAVGARTLVRSAELFPFALSGLGVRLYSRLHLAERHRPMFNLVITNVPGPPRPLTVGGARMLMHVGAAPLFDGLGLILPVFSYAGSISIGVTADRRIMPDAAGFADRLKASLDELESAVSEAG